From the genome of Streptomyces sp. NBC_01260, one region includes:
- a CDS encoding IucA/IucC family protein: MNPTPTPEADGPPSTHHRAEAGTTGHLAVESTTVPRQKEMPHGQWYASLATPACPAPAADPLDHPDPLRAADAAGIENLLRCWVRECDLPRPEGETLRIPLPASGTALLVPLRHWSATGWHRFGAPVLEQAPDGAPTTDAVTVAALLGREADHNEGADMVARVADSVRRTAGFIDGQRRRPTAPAEADLFLTAEQSLLLGHPLHPSPKSREGLSDSESRLYSPESHGSFRLHWMAVDRSVLAADSAWTDQGRPVPATELVARHAEGLRFPEHTALIPLHPWQARELGNRPEVAALLDVGLVHDLGPYGARWHPTSSVRTVQRPGVDTMLKLSLGLRITNSRRENLRKELHRGVEVHRLLRSGLATQLHLAQPGFDIVRDPAWLAVDTPDGEPVHGFDVMLRHNPFDRHDDAVCIAGLTAPRPWPDRAGMHSRLAEIVRRLATGTGRTTTAVAAEWFLRYLDRVVRPVLWLDAHAGVALEAHQQNTLVMLDAEGWPVGGRYRDNQGYYFRESHRAALERRLPGIGSVSDTFVSDAVTDERFAYYLGINNVFGLIGAFGAQQLADEHMLLAAFRRFLGAATGLGSPLPAHLLETPRLRCKANMLTRLHGLDELVGPVDTQSVYVTITNPLCG, from the coding sequence GTGAACCCCACCCCCACGCCCGAGGCCGACGGCCCTCCCTCCACCCACCACCGCGCAGAGGCCGGAACAACCGGCCACCTCGCTGTCGAATCGACGACCGTGCCGCGCCAGAAGGAGATGCCGCACGGTCAGTGGTACGCCTCCCTGGCCACGCCCGCCTGCCCGGCACCGGCCGCCGACCCCCTGGACCACCCGGACCCGCTCCGGGCCGCGGATGCCGCCGGCATCGAGAACCTGCTGCGCTGCTGGGTCCGCGAATGCGACTTGCCCCGCCCGGAGGGGGAGACCCTCCGCATTCCGCTGCCCGCGAGCGGAACCGCCCTGCTCGTCCCCCTCCGCCACTGGTCGGCCACGGGCTGGCACCGCTTCGGCGCACCCGTCCTGGAACAGGCACCCGACGGGGCGCCCACCACGGACGCCGTCACCGTCGCCGCTCTCCTGGGCCGCGAGGCCGACCACAACGAGGGTGCCGACATGGTCGCCAGGGTGGCCGACTCGGTACGGCGAACCGCCGGGTTCATCGACGGGCAACGCCGCCGCCCCACTGCTCCCGCCGAGGCCGACCTCTTCCTTACCGCGGAGCAGTCACTTCTCCTCGGACATCCTCTCCACCCCTCTCCCAAAAGCCGCGAAGGTCTCTCCGACTCCGAATCCCGCCTCTACTCACCCGAGTCGCACGGCTCCTTCCGCCTCCACTGGATGGCCGTCGACCGGTCCGTACTGGCAGCCGACTCCGCATGGACCGACCAGGGCCGTCCGGTGCCGGCGACGGAACTCGTGGCCCGGCACGCCGAAGGACTGCGATTCCCCGAGCACACCGCGCTGATTCCGCTCCACCCCTGGCAGGCCCGGGAACTGGGGAACCGGCCCGAGGTCGCCGCTCTGCTCGACGTCGGACTCGTGCACGATCTGGGGCCGTACGGCGCGCGTTGGCACCCCACCTCGTCGGTGCGCACCGTGCAACGGCCCGGCGTCGACACCATGCTGAAGCTCTCGCTCGGCCTGCGCATCACCAACTCCCGTCGCGAGAACCTCCGTAAGGAACTCCACCGGGGGGTGGAGGTCCACCGTCTGCTGCGCAGCGGACTCGCCACCCAGTTGCACCTGGCCCAACCCGGCTTCGACATCGTCCGGGACCCCGCCTGGCTCGCGGTCGACACCCCGGACGGCGAGCCCGTCCACGGCTTCGACGTCATGCTGCGCCACAACCCGTTCGACCGGCACGACGACGCGGTCTGCATCGCCGGGCTCACCGCGCCGCGCCCCTGGCCGGACCGGGCGGGTATGCACTCACGCCTCGCCGAAATCGTCCGCCGGCTCGCCACCGGCACCGGACGGACCACGACCGCCGTCGCCGCCGAGTGGTTCCTGCGCTACCTGGACCGTGTCGTCCGGCCGGTGCTCTGGCTCGACGCACACGCCGGGGTCGCCCTCGAAGCCCACCAGCAGAACACCCTGGTCATGCTCGACGCAGAAGGCTGGCCGGTCGGCGGCCGCTACCGCGACAATCAGGGCTACTACTTCCGCGAGTCACACCGCGCGGCACTTGAGCGCAGGCTCCCCGGCATCGGATCGGTCAGCGACACCTTCGTCTCCGATGCCGTCACCGACGAGCGCTTCGCGTACTACCTCGGCATCAACAACGTGTTCGGACTGATCGGAGCGTTCGGTGCCCAGCAGCTCGCCGACGAACACATGCTCCTCGCCGCCTTCCGCCGGTTCCTGGGAGCGGCCACCGGGCTGGGATCCCCCCTCCCGGCGCATCTGCTGGAAACGCCGCGCCTGCGCTGCAAGGCCAACATGCTGACCCGGCTGCACGGCCTCGATGAACTCGTCGGCCCCGTCGACACCCAGTCCGTCTACGTCACCATCACCAACCCGCTCTGCGGCTGA
- a CDS encoding trypsin-like serine peptidase, whose product MRLIRPAATTRREGSARRSASPVLATAAVAAVLALTATACGPSDDGASAEPNSSSAGQTSDNKITVPDDLKDRLKEHGIDLGQWKNGEWKNWDKDKWLREAKDFINPIIAGLWDPDRMRDADKPPEKPVDNDISGDEGVTDPTPAPVRAVGVKAPFHDSAAESGKLFFDGPEGSMVCSATVVKDPAHPGKSNMVWTAGHCVHAGKKGGWYRNIAFVPSYNNSGLSTDELRNNPPKEKVAPYGVWWGSWAQTSEQWIDQGSSAGGLGAPYDFAVLHVTPEKGSNGKSLEETVGSALPVEFNAPAVPKIADMTATGFPAAPPYDGQKMFQCEDKPGRLSLTKDDPTMYRIGCSMTGGSSGGGWVAAGQDGKPALVSNTSIGPVTAGWLAGPRLGKEAKGVYDSVSEKYAGQ is encoded by the coding sequence ATGCGACTCATTCGACCAGCAGCCACCACGCGCCGCGAAGGGAGCGCCCGTCGCTCCGCCTCTCCCGTGCTCGCCACCGCGGCGGTCGCCGCCGTCCTCGCGCTCACCGCGACCGCCTGCGGGCCGAGCGACGACGGTGCGAGCGCCGAGCCGAACAGCAGCTCCGCGGGCCAGACGTCGGACAACAAGATCACCGTCCCGGACGATCTCAAGGACCGGCTCAAGGAGCACGGGATAGACCTCGGCCAGTGGAAGAACGGCGAGTGGAAGAACTGGGACAAGGACAAGTGGCTGCGTGAGGCCAAGGACTTCATCAATCCGATCATCGCGGGCCTCTGGGACCCGGACCGGATGCGGGACGCCGACAAGCCGCCCGAGAAGCCCGTCGACAACGACATCTCGGGTGACGAGGGCGTGACCGACCCGACCCCCGCGCCGGTCCGGGCTGTGGGCGTGAAGGCCCCGTTCCACGACAGCGCCGCCGAGTCCGGGAAGCTGTTCTTCGACGGCCCCGAGGGATCGATGGTCTGCTCGGCGACCGTGGTGAAGGACCCGGCGCACCCCGGCAAGTCCAACATGGTGTGGACCGCCGGCCACTGTGTCCACGCGGGCAAGAAGGGCGGCTGGTACCGCAACATCGCCTTCGTTCCGTCGTACAACAACAGCGGTCTGTCGACCGATGAGCTCCGGAACAACCCGCCCAAGGAGAAGGTCGCCCCGTACGGCGTGTGGTGGGGCTCGTGGGCACAGACCTCCGAGCAGTGGATCGACCAGGGTTCCTCGGCCGGTGGTCTGGGCGCTCCGTACGACTTCGCGGTGCTGCACGTGACGCCGGAGAAGGGCTCGAACGGAAAGTCCCTCGAGGAGACGGTCGGTTCGGCCCTGCCGGTCGAGTTCAACGCCCCGGCCGTACCCAAGATCGCCGATATGACGGCTACCGGCTTCCCGGCCGCTCCGCCGTACGACGGCCAGAAGATGTTCCAGTGCGAGGACAAGCCGGGCCGGCTCTCGCTCACCAAGGACGACCCGACGATGTACCGCATCGGCTGCTCCATGACCGGCGGTTCCTCCGGTGGCGGCTGGGTCGCGGCGGGCCAGGACGGCAAGCCCGCGCTGGTCTCGAACACCTCCATCGGGCCGGTGACGGCCGGCTGGCTGGCCGGACCGCGCCTCGGCAAGGAGGCCAAGGGCGTCTACGACTCGGTCAGCGAGAAGTACGCGGGACAGTGA
- the hflX gene encoding GTPase HflX — translation MTSSSSLPQDAQDAQSATENVTESLTEPLRADALMEEDVAWSHEIDGERDGEQLDRSERAALRRVAGLSTELEDVTEVEYRQLRLERVVLVGVWTSGTVHDAEISLAELAALAETAGAQVLDAVFQRRDKPDAATYIGSGKALELRDIVLESGADTVVCDGELSPGQLIHLEDVVKVKVVDRTALILDIFAQHAKSREGKAQVSLAQMQYMLPRLRGWGQSLSRQMGGGGSSGGGGMATRGPGETKIETDRRRIREKMAKMRREIAEMKTGREIKRQERKRNKVPSVAIAGYTNAGKSSLLNRLTGAGVLVENSLFATLDPTVRRAETPSGRIYTLADTVGFVRHLPHHLVEAFRSTMEEVGESDLILHVVDGSHPVPEEQLAAVREVIREVGAVDVPEIVVINKADAADPLVLQRLLRIEKHAIAVSARTGAGIDELLALIDSELPRPSVQIEALVPYTQGGLVSRVHAEGEVISEEHTSEGTLLKARVHEELASDLAPFVPAVH, via the coding sequence ATGACCTCCTCTTCTTCCCTTCCCCAGGACGCGCAGGACGCGCAGAGCGCCACGGAGAACGTCACCGAGAGCCTCACCGAGCCCCTCCGGGCCGACGCCCTGATGGAAGAGGACGTCGCCTGGAGCCACGAGATCGACGGAGAGCGGGACGGCGAACAGCTCGACCGCTCCGAGCGCGCCGCCCTGCGGCGAGTGGCGGGACTCTCCACCGAGCTCGAGGACGTCACCGAGGTCGAGTACCGGCAGCTGCGCCTGGAGCGTGTGGTGCTGGTCGGTGTGTGGACCTCGGGCACCGTGCACGACGCGGAGATTTCGCTCGCCGAGCTGGCGGCTCTCGCCGAGACGGCCGGAGCCCAGGTGCTGGACGCCGTCTTCCAGCGCCGCGACAAGCCGGACGCGGCCACCTACATCGGTTCCGGCAAGGCCCTGGAGCTGCGCGACATCGTCCTCGAAAGCGGGGCCGACACCGTCGTCTGCGACGGTGAGCTGAGCCCCGGCCAGCTGATCCACCTGGAGGATGTCGTCAAGGTCAAGGTGGTCGACAGGACCGCCCTGATTCTCGACATCTTCGCCCAGCACGCCAAGTCCCGTGAGGGCAAGGCGCAGGTCTCGCTGGCACAGATGCAGTACATGCTGCCGCGGCTGCGCGGCTGGGGTCAGTCGCTGTCCCGTCAGATGGGCGGCGGCGGTTCCAGCGGCGGTGGCGGCATGGCGACCCGTGGTCCCGGTGAGACCAAGATCGAGACGGACCGGCGCCGGATCCGCGAGAAGATGGCGAAGATGCGCCGGGAGATCGCGGAGATGAAGACCGGCCGCGAGATCAAGCGCCAGGAGCGCAAGCGCAACAAGGTGCCTTCGGTCGCGATCGCGGGCTACACCAACGCCGGTAAGTCCTCACTCCTCAACCGGCTGACCGGCGCGGGCGTGCTGGTGGAGAACTCGCTGTTCGCCACCCTCGACCCGACCGTGCGCCGGGCCGAGACGCCGAGCGGCCGGATCTACACGCTGGCCGACACCGTCGGATTCGTACGGCATCTGCCGCACCACCTCGTCGAGGCGTTCCGCTCCACCATGGAGGAGGTCGGCGAATCCGACCTGATCCTGCACGTGGTGGACGGCTCGCACCCGGTGCCCGAGGAGCAGCTCGCCGCCGTGCGCGAGGTGATCCGCGAGGTCGGCGCGGTGGACGTGCCCGAGATCGTGGTGATCAACAAGGCGGATGCCGCGGATCCGCTGGTGCTCCAGCGGCTGCTGCGCATCGAGAAGCACGCGATCGCGGTGTCGGCCCGGACCGGCGCCGGAATCGATGAGCTGCTCGCGCTCATCGACAGCGAACTGCCGCGGCCCTCGGTCCAGATCGAGGCGCTCGTGCCGTACACCCAGGGCGGACTCGTCTCCCGGGTGCACGCCGAGGGTGAGGTGATCTCCGAGGAGCACACATCGGAGGGCACCCTGCTCAAGGCCCGGGTGCACGAGGAACTGGCTTCGGACCTCGCCCCGTTCGTGCCCGCGGTGCACTGA
- a CDS encoding trypsin-like serine peptidase produces the protein MRSIRPLLAATGLVAALALTATACGPGEDQAADKPAATESAGTGADGGLSAGLADTLKKHGVDPEKWKNGEWKNWDKDKWLREAKDFVNPVIDGLWKPDRMKSAKDPAKTMSAGDFSGDQGVSDPEPKPVRAEREKTPYHDYAAPVGKVFFDSPEGHMVCSGTVVKDPKNPGRSNLVWTAGHCVHAGSKGGWYRNIVFVPAYNDQGKDAAALRNAQPQEIAPYGAYWADWATTSGEWLADGGPTGGEGAPYDYAVLHVKPEKGTKSLEETVGNALAVDFDAPGAERISAMGAWGYPAAPPYDGLIMHKCVDRPGRLSISPGTPTMYRIGCTMTGGSSGGGWFSKGDDGKPALVSNTSIGPVTSGWLAGPHLGQGAEQIFTMMSDKFGGQ, from the coding sequence ATGCGATCCATACGTCCGCTGCTCGCAGCCACCGGCCTCGTCGCGGCACTGGCGCTGACCGCGACGGCCTGTGGTCCGGGCGAGGACCAGGCGGCCGACAAGCCCGCCGCCACCGAGTCCGCCGGTACCGGCGCCGACGGCGGGCTGTCCGCCGGTCTGGCCGACACGCTGAAGAAGCACGGTGTCGACCCGGAGAAGTGGAAGAACGGCGAGTGGAAGAACTGGGACAAGGACAAGTGGCTGCGTGAGGCCAAGGACTTCGTGAACCCGGTCATCGACGGGCTGTGGAAGCCCGACCGGATGAAGTCGGCCAAGGACCCGGCCAAGACCATGTCCGCCGGTGACTTCTCCGGCGACCAGGGCGTCAGCGACCCCGAGCCGAAGCCGGTCAGGGCCGAGCGCGAGAAGACGCCGTACCACGACTACGCGGCCCCGGTCGGCAAGGTGTTCTTCGACTCCCCCGAGGGCCACATGGTCTGCTCGGGCACGGTCGTCAAGGACCCGAAGAACCCGGGCAGGTCCAACCTGGTGTGGACCGCGGGCCACTGTGTGCACGCCGGTTCCAAGGGCGGCTGGTACCGCAACATCGTCTTCGTCCCCGCGTACAACGACCAGGGCAAGGACGCCGCCGCGCTGCGGAACGCGCAGCCCCAGGAGATCGCCCCGTACGGCGCCTACTGGGCCGACTGGGCCACCACCTCCGGCGAGTGGCTGGCCGACGGCGGCCCCACCGGCGGCGAGGGCGCACCGTACGACTACGCGGTCCTGCATGTGAAGCCGGAGAAGGGCACGAAGTCCCTGGAGGAGACCGTGGGCAACGCCCTGGCGGTCGACTTCGACGCCCCCGGGGCCGAGCGGATCAGCGCGATGGGCGCCTGGGGCTACCCGGCCGCCCCGCCGTACGACGGCCTGATCATGCACAAGTGCGTCGACCGTCCCGGCCGGCTCTCCATCAGCCCCGGCACCCCCACGATGTACCGCATCGGCTGCACCATGACCGGCGGTTCCTCCGGCGGCGGCTGGTTCAGTAAGGGCGACGACGGCAAGCCTGCACTGGTCTCCAACACCTCCATCGGCCCGGTGACCTCGGGCTGGCTGGCCGGGCCCCACCTGGGCCAGGGCGCCGAGCAGATCTTCACGATGATGAGCGACAAGTTCGGCGGTCAGTGA
- a CDS encoding M1 family metallopeptidase — MPFLSRRLRAALLATASATLVAATLPAPVPLGIGDPLFPHLGNPGYDVLAYDIGLDYPGSNSEPLEAVTTIDARTTGPLDRINLDFTRGTVHSVEVNGLRAGFAVEDEDLIVETPGRLPAGVPLRITVRHTSDPRGEQNSGGWVQTADGLAMANQADAGHRVFPGNDHPADKAYFTFRITAPQELTVVANGLRTGRTRHGDRTTWTYRTDHPMATELAQVSIGKSAVVRRTGPHGLPVRDVVPAADRKRLEPWLKKTPGQLAWMEKQVGRYPFENYGVLIADTDTGFELETQTLSLFERRLFTDGGFPEWYVDSVMVHELAHQWFGDSVSPRTWSDLWLSEGHASWYEARYAQEHGDKPLERRMRDAYTRSDGWRADGGPPARPDAPAPGEKISLFRPVVYDGSALVLYALRQEIGHRAFDRLERLWVRKHRDSNAATADFTRLASQVAGRDLTAFFDGWLYGTSTPPMPGHPDWHSTAPSGGGKPA; from the coding sequence ATGCCGTTCCTCTCCCGCCGACTGCGTGCCGCTCTGCTGGCCACCGCATCGGCCACTCTCGTCGCCGCCACCCTGCCCGCACCGGTGCCGCTCGGTATCGGTGACCCGCTCTTCCCCCACCTCGGCAACCCGGGATACGACGTACTCGCCTACGACATCGGACTCGACTACCCGGGCAGCAACAGCGAACCGCTCGAAGCCGTCACCACGATCGACGCGCGGACGACGGGGCCGCTGGACCGGATCAACCTCGACTTCACCCGGGGCACCGTGCACTCCGTCGAAGTCAACGGCCTGCGCGCCGGCTTCGCGGTCGAGGACGAGGACCTGATCGTCGAGACGCCCGGCCGGCTCCCGGCCGGCGTGCCGCTGCGGATCACGGTCCGGCACACCAGCGATCCCCGCGGGGAGCAGAACAGCGGCGGCTGGGTGCAGACCGCCGACGGGCTCGCCATGGCCAACCAGGCCGACGCCGGGCACCGGGTCTTCCCCGGCAACGACCACCCGGCCGACAAGGCGTACTTCACCTTCCGGATCACCGCCCCCCAGGAGTTGACGGTGGTGGCCAACGGGCTGCGCACCGGGCGTACCCGGCACGGCGACCGCACCACCTGGACCTACCGCACCGACCACCCGATGGCCACCGAACTGGCCCAGGTCAGCATCGGCAAGTCCGCCGTCGTGCGGCGGACCGGGCCGCACGGACTGCCGGTGCGCGACGTAGTGCCGGCCGCCGACCGGAAGCGGCTGGAACCGTGGCTGAAGAAGACACCCGGGCAGCTGGCATGGATGGAGAAGCAGGTCGGCCGCTACCCCTTCGAGAACTACGGCGTGCTGATCGCCGACACCGACACCGGCTTCGAGCTGGAGACCCAGACCCTGTCGCTCTTCGAACGCCGCCTGTTCACCGACGGCGGCTTCCCCGAGTGGTACGTCGACTCGGTCATGGTCCATGAGCTGGCACACCAGTGGTTCGGCGACAGCGTCTCGCCGCGCACCTGGTCCGATCTCTGGCTGAGCGAGGGGCACGCCAGCTGGTACGAGGCACGCTACGCGCAGGAGCACGGCGACAAGCCGCTCGAACGCCGGATGCGTGACGCCTACACCAGGTCGGACGGCTGGCGCGCCGACGGAGGCCCGCCCGCGCGCCCCGACGCGCCGGCCCCGGGCGAGAAGATCAGCCTGTTCCGGCCGGTGGTCTACGACGGCAGCGCGCTGGTCCTGTACGCGCTCCGCCAGGAGATCGGCCACCGCGCCTTCGACCGGCTGGAGAGGCTCTGGGTGCGCAAGCACCGCGACTCCAACGCCGCCACGGCGGACTTCACCCGGCTGGCATCCCAGGTGGCGGGACGCGACCTGACCGCGTTCTTCGACGGCTGGCTGTACGGGACGAGTACGCCGCCCATGCCGGGCCACCCGGACTGGCACAGCACCGCACCGTCGGGCGGGGGGAAACCCGCGTGA
- a CDS encoding diaminobutyrate--2-oxoglutarate transaminase family protein, producing the protein MAVTEPAPAAPPAAYEGILRRQAMRESAARTYARSLPIVPVRARGLTIEGADGRRYLDCLSGAGTLALGHNHPVVLEAIKKVLDSGAPLHVLDLATPVKDAFTTELFATLPREFADNARIQFCGPAGTDAVEAAFKLVRAATGRSGLLAFTGAYHGMTAGALAASGGAEDVRVTRLPYPQDYRCPFGIGGERGAQIAARWTESVLDDPKSGTPAPAGMIVEPVQGEGGVNPAPDGWMRRMRDITASRSIPLIADEVQTGVGRTGAFWAVEHSGVVPDVMVLSKAIGGSLPLAVIVYRSELDTWQPGAHAGTFRGNQLAMAAGTATLAHVRENRLAERAAVLGARMLASLRALAADHPCIGDVRGRGLMIGVELVDPEAAPVGGGSEAPPDPVLAVAVQQECLRRGLIVELGGRHSTVVRLLPPLTLTDEQATAVVDRLADAMAAAERSPRRRTATGSIR; encoded by the coding sequence GTGGCCGTGACCGAACCAGCTCCGGCGGCACCGCCGGCGGCGTACGAGGGAATCCTGCGCCGCCAGGCGATGCGCGAGTCGGCCGCCCGCACCTACGCGCGGTCGCTGCCGATCGTCCCGGTACGGGCCAGGGGCCTGACCATCGAGGGTGCGGACGGGCGGCGCTATCTCGACTGCCTCTCCGGAGCCGGGACGTTGGCCCTCGGCCACAACCACCCGGTCGTCCTGGAAGCGATCAAGAAGGTCCTCGATTCGGGCGCACCCCTGCATGTGCTTGACCTGGCCACTCCGGTCAAGGACGCCTTCACCACGGAGCTGTTCGCCACGCTGCCGCGTGAGTTCGCCGACAACGCGCGGATCCAGTTCTGCGGACCCGCCGGTACGGACGCTGTCGAGGCGGCCTTCAAACTGGTCCGCGCGGCCACCGGACGCAGCGGTCTGCTCGCCTTCACCGGCGCCTATCACGGCATGACGGCCGGCGCCCTCGCGGCATCCGGCGGCGCCGAGGACGTACGGGTGACGCGTCTTCCGTACCCGCAGGACTACCGCTGCCCCTTCGGCATCGGCGGCGAGCGCGGCGCGCAGATCGCCGCGCGGTGGACCGAGAGCGTGCTGGACGACCCCAAGAGCGGAACACCCGCGCCGGCCGGAATGATCGTCGAACCGGTACAGGGCGAGGGCGGCGTCAACCCCGCCCCGGACGGCTGGATGCGCCGGATGCGGGACATCACCGCGTCCCGGTCCATCCCCCTGATCGCGGACGAGGTCCAGACCGGCGTCGGCAGGACCGGTGCCTTCTGGGCCGTCGAGCACAGCGGGGTCGTTCCCGATGTGATGGTGCTGTCCAAGGCCATCGGCGGCTCCCTCCCGCTCGCTGTGATCGTCTACCGCTCCGAACTCGACACCTGGCAGCCCGGTGCCCACGCGGGCACCTTCCGCGGCAACCAGCTCGCGATGGCGGCAGGCACGGCCACCCTCGCCCACGTCCGGGAGAACCGCCTCGCCGAGCGGGCCGCAGTCCTCGGCGCCCGGATGCTGGCGAGCCTGCGGGCACTCGCCGCTGACCACCCGTGCATCGGCGACGTCCGCGGCCGGGGCCTGATGATCGGCGTGGAACTCGTCGACCCCGAGGCGGCCCCGGTGGGCGGAGGGAGCGAGGCACCGCCCGACCCGGTGCTCGCCGTCGCCGTCCAGCAGGAGTGCCTGCGCCGCGGTCTCATCGTCGAACTCGGCGGCCGTCACTCCACGGTCGTACGCCTGCTCCCTCCCCTCACCCTCACCGACGAACAGGCAACGGCGGTCGTCGACCGCCTTGCCGATGCCATGGCAGCCGCGGAGCGCTCACCGCGCCGACGGACCGCGACCGGATCGATCCGCTGA
- a CDS encoding GNAT family N-acetyltransferase — MPPTDAHAGPGTGPAPQAGTGAEDTLDLQLADELLAFLAPDTPGTPVTEHGAGVCELLDRPAEWKPVTTPAGVFQLVPVRLERDLAVISRWMNDPAVAAFWELDGAASVTAEHLMPQLDGDGRSLPCLGVLSGVPMSYWEIYRADLDPLARHYPARPHDTGIHLLIGEVNSRGHGVGTTLLRAASDLVLDNRPLCTRVVAEPDLRNTPSVSAFLSAGFRFFAEVELPDKRAALMIRDRAHRAQL, encoded by the coding sequence GTGCCGCCCACCGATGCGCACGCCGGCCCCGGTACCGGCCCTGCCCCCCAGGCCGGTACGGGTGCCGAGGACACACTGGATCTACAGCTCGCCGATGAGCTCCTCGCGTTCCTGGCGCCGGACACACCCGGCACACCCGTGACCGAGCACGGCGCGGGCGTCTGCGAGCTGCTCGACCGGCCGGCCGAGTGGAAGCCCGTCACCACGCCGGCCGGAGTGTTCCAGCTCGTTCCCGTACGGCTGGAGCGCGACCTCGCGGTGATCAGCCGCTGGATGAACGACCCGGCCGTCGCGGCTTTCTGGGAACTCGACGGAGCCGCATCCGTCACAGCGGAGCATCTGATGCCCCAACTCGACGGCGACGGACGCAGCCTCCCCTGTCTGGGGGTGCTGTCAGGGGTCCCCATGAGCTATTGGGAGATCTACCGCGCCGACCTGGACCCGTTGGCGCGCCATTACCCCGCCCGCCCGCATGACACCGGAATCCACCTCCTCATCGGTGAAGTGAACAGCCGCGGCCACGGAGTCGGCACCACGCTGCTCCGGGCCGCCTCCGACCTCGTGCTCGACAACCGGCCCCTGTGCACACGAGTCGTCGCCGAACCGGATCTCCGCAACACCCCTTCCGTCTCCGCCTTTCTCAGCGCCGGATTCCGCTTCTTCGCGGAGGTCGAACTCCCGGACAAGCGGGCCGCGCTGATGATCCGCGACCGAGCCCACCGTGCCCAGCTGTGA